The genomic DNA TCGTAGTCCTGCCAGCTGGAGCGCGGAAGCTCGAAGAGGCGCTTGCGCTCCTCGAACGAGGCCTCCGCGTCCGGAGAGGGATCGATGAAGATGTCGCGGTGGTCGAACGCCGCAACGAGGCGAGTGTGCCTGCTGAGAAGCATGCCGTTGCCGAAGACGTCGCCGGACATGTCGCCAATGCCGACCGCCGTGAAGTCCTCCTTCTGGCAGTCGACGTTGAGCTCGGCGAAGTGCCGCTTGACGGACTCCCACGCGCCGCGGGCGGTGATGCCCATGGCCTTGTGGTCGTATCCGACGGAGCCGCCGGAGGCGAAGGCGTCTCCCAGCCAGAAGTCGTACTCGGCGGAGATCCCGTTGGCGATGTCGGAGAACGACGCCGTTCCCTTGTCGGCGGCGACGACGAGGTACGGGTCGTCGTCGTCATGGCGGACGATGCCCGCGGGGGGAATGATGTCTCCGGCGTTCTCCCCACGGCCGCGGTTGTCCGTCAGGTCGAGGAGCGAGCGGATGAAGGTGCGGTACGCCTCCTGGCCCTCGGCGAACCAGGCGCCGCGGTCCACGCTGGGGTCCGGGAGCTGCTTGGCGAAGAAGCCGCCCTTGGCGCCGTCCGGAACGATGACCGCGTTCTTCACGGCCTGCGCCTTGACGAGGCCGAGGATCTCCGTGCGGAAGTCCTCCTTGCGGTCGGACCAGCGCAGTCCGCCGCGGGCGATGTCGCCGAAGCGCAGGTGGACGCCCTCGACGCGCGGCGAGTACACCCAGATCTCGTGGAGGGGGCGCGGGGCGGGCGCGAAGCTGAGGTCCCGCGTGCGGAGCTTGAAGGACAGCCGGGGCACGTCGAGGTAGAAGTTCGTGCGGTCCGTGGCCTCGATGAGCTCGGCGAACATGCGCAGGAGGCGGTCGGCGTCGAGGGTCGCCACGGCGTCAAGGTGGCTCTCGAAGTCGGCGACGGCGGCTTGCGCCATGCGGGGCCGGTGCTCGTCCTCGATGTCCGGGTTGAAGCGGGCGTCGAAGCGGGCCGCGAGTGCAGCGCTCATCTCGGGGTAGTCCGCGAGCGTCTGCGACATGAACGAGTACGAGTGGCTCACGCCGCACTGGCGCAGGTACTTCGCGTACGCCCGGAACACGGACACGACCCGCCAGGTCAGCCCCTGGGCGAGAACGAGGCGGTCGAAGGCGTCCGACTCGGCCAGGCCCTCGAACTGCGCGGAGATCGCGCTCTCGAGGCGCTCGGCGGCGCCCTCGACGACGAATCCGCTCGGCATGACGACGAGCAGGTCGTACATGTAGAACGTGCGGCCGCTGGCCGTCGTCATCTGGAAGGGGCGCTCCTCCTCCACGGTGATGCCGAACTGCTGGAGCGTCGGGAGGATCTCGGAGAGGATGACGGCCCGGTTGACGTAGAGGCGCAGCCCGTGGGAGCGCTCGTCGACCTTGTCGAGTCGCAGGCGGATGTGCGAGCCCTCGGCGGGAAGCGACTCGAGGATGGCCGCGTCGCGGATGGCATCCTCAACCTCGAAGGCCACGCGGTAAGATGCCGGGAACGCCTCGTCCCACTCGGAGCTCAGCGCCTCCTGGCCGCCCTTGGTGGCGACGTCCTGGAAGCCCTCGGCCCACGAGCGGCCGGCCACGGCGAGCTGCTGCTCGAGCTGGGCGGCGTCCACGGTCTCCGGGGATTCGTCCGTGAGGTGGAGGCGGAAGAACATGCGGGTGAGGACGGACTCGGTCATGGAGACCGTGTAGGAGACGTCCTTGGCCTTGAACGCCTCCTGGAGGACGCGCTGGAGGCGCAGGCGCACGCTCGTGGAGAAGCGGTCCCTCGGCAGGTAGACGAGGGCCGAGGCGAAGCGGCCGAACGCGTCGCGGCGGACGAAGAGGCGAGTCTTGCGGCGCTCCTCGAGCTGGAGGATGCCGGTGGCGAACTCGATGAGCTCCTCGTCCGTGATCTGGAAGAGCTCGTCCCGCGGGAAGGACTGGAGGAGGGCCGTGAGGCTCGCGCCCGAGTGGGTGTCCGGGGCGAAGCCGAAGTGGCGCTGAAGCATGAGCTGCTTCTCGCGGAGGACGGGGATCGTGTCGATGATCGCCGAGTAGACGCGCTCGGCGAAGAGGCCGATGAACCGGCGCTCGCGCATGAGCGAGCCGTCTGCCCCGTACGTCTTGAGGCTGACGTAGTCGAGGTAGGAGGGGCGGTGGACGGTCGAGCGGCGGTTGGCCTTCGTGACGGTCAGGACGTCGTCGTTCGAGGCGAGCTCGTGGGCGCGCGCGGACAGCGGGCGGGAGACGGCGACGTCGTCCTTGCGGCGCATGATCCCCGCACCGGTGCCGGGAACGTTGACCAGGGCGGCCGTCCCGTCCGCCGGCAGGTCGTATTCGCGGTAGCCGAGGAAGATGAAGTTGTCGTCGAGCATCCACTCGAAGAGGTCCCGTGCGGCGCGCGCGGAGGCCTGGTGCGGGCCGGACTCCTCGGCCATCTCCATGGCCGCGCGGACGGTCTCGCGGGCGAGCTCCTTGAGGCGGTCCTGGTCCTGGTTGGCGCTGGCGACGTCGGCCAGCACGCGGGCGAGCCCCTGCTCGAGGTCGTCGCGCTGCTCAGCGTTCAGCGAACCGGCGAGGACGAGGGAGGTCCAGGACTCGACGCGGTTCTTCACGCCGCTGTCGGGCGCGGGAATGACGGGCAGCGCGGCCGTGTCGCCCGTGGCGAGGCCCACGGCGGTGGAGCTGCGCGTCAGGCTGACGAGCTCACCGTCCTCGGTGCGCTCTGCCAGGAAGATGGGGTGGGAGATCATCGCGATGCCGCCGCTGTGGCGCGCGGCCTCGGCCACGACGGAGTCGACGAGGAACGGCATGTCGTCCGCCACCACGTACACGACGACGTCTGAGCCCTCGCCCTCCACCTCGACGAGGATCTGGCCGGGGTTCCGGCGCGCGCCGATCTCCCGGTGATGGCGGGCCCTTGCGACGAGGGCCTCGTCCCCGTTCGCCGCGCGATCTTCGGCAGACAAGTGCGCGAAGTAGTGCTGCAAGAACTGGGTTTCCATCTCATCCTGACCGACGAGTGACTGGGGACGTTCGTCCTGCATCAAGGGGTGCCTCCGGCTGGTCTCAAAATGCTGTACGTGCCGACCGGCCTCGTTGCCGGCGCACGTCTTCGAGCCTACTCCGAATCGGCGCAGTTCGCCCGAAGCACTTCGCCGCCCCCACGTTCAAGGCACGCCTGGAATATCGCCACACACCGTCACATGACTCGCCGAGCGGCGCTCCCCCCAGGGCCGCTTGATACCGTCGGCCCTCACCAGGCGTCTGGACGACGCGCCACCCAGGAAGTCACGGGGGGACTCGTCATGTGGAACCGTCCTCTATTTCGCTCTCGCGTCAGCGGCTGCTCACCCCGCCGCCGGCTCCTCGCGCTGCGCCGCCGCGGTGCCGACGACGACGGGCCGCCCGCGCGATTCCACACCGTCCGAGAGGGCGAGGGCCTCTGGTCCGTGGCCGCCGCCGCGCTCGGCCCCCGCGCGTCGGCGACGGACATCGCAACATACTGGCCCCTGGTTCACGAGGCGAACCGAGAGGTGATCGGGCCGGACCCGCGTGTGCTCCCCGCCGGCGCTCTGCTCTTTCTGCCCACGCCGGACTCCGCGAGCTGGCCGCGAGGAGGGAGCGAGTCATGAGGGACGCACGCCCACTCGACAGCCTGGCGGGGGTCGATCTCGCGCCCGCCCACTTCGGGCCCTTGGGCCGAGTCTTCATGGCCGACCCGGGGATCCCGCCGGAGGTGCCGGCCACGGCCCGCGCGGCGGCATGCCTTCTCCTGGACATCTTCGCGGGGGCCCGCCCCGCGCGGCACCTCGAACGCGGTGCCACGGCCGAGGTCACCGCCAAGGTGGCGATCCGGACGGCCCTCATGCTCGAACGACGGGACGGAAGGGCCCAGTGGGCGCGGGCGAGGTTCGCCGGGCCGGCGTTCGGCTCGACCGCCATCCACGCCGCAGGCGCCGGGGCCTACGAGGCCACGATCCTCTTTCACGACGGCCGCAGAGTGCGCGCGTGCGCCATGCGGCTCGAGTACCGGCGGCTGCGCTGGACCATCACCGAGCTGGAGCTCGGCTAGGCCCTGCGAGCCGCCGGCAGCGTCCGCAGTGCTTAGCGCTTGCCCCGGCGCGAGCGGCCGCGCTGCTTCTTCTGGCTCGTGCTGCCGCCGCTCGTCGGGGACGCCGATGCGCCCTGCTCAGGAGCGCCGGACGACTCGTCGGCGGACTTGCCCCGGGCTGCGCGACGGCGCCCGCCGCTGCGCATGGGCTCGCTCTCGGCGGCGGGGCCCTGGGCCTGATCCCGGTCCCCGGACGTGGAGACGTGGTGGACCACGTCGTCCTCGACCGTCTGGACCTCGCCCTGCTCGTTGGCGCTCGTGAGCTCCACGTGCTTCGGCTCGTCCGGGTCCTCGATGCCGGCGCGGCGCATGGCCTCCGGCGTCAGCACCGCTCGGGCGTCCCGGACCCCGGGGAGGCCGGTGGGGGCGGGCGCCGTCGTCGTGCGCTCAGGCTCCACGCTGAAGATGAGCGCGACGCTTTCCTCGCGGATGGCCGCAGCCATGCTCTGGAAGAGCTCGTAGCCCTCGCGCTGGTACTCGACGAGTGGATCGCGCTGGGCC from Falsarthrobacter nasiphocae includes the following:
- a CDS encoding NAD-glutamate dehydrogenase — translated: METQFLQHYFAHLSAEDRAANGDEALVARARHHREIGARRNPGQILVEVEGEGSDVVVYVVADDMPFLVDSVVAEAARHSGGIAMISHPIFLAERTEDGELVSLTRSSTAVGLATGDTAALPVIPAPDSGVKNRVESWTSLVLAGSLNAEQRDDLEQGLARVLADVASANQDQDRLKELARETVRAAMEMAEESGPHQASARAARDLFEWMLDDNFIFLGYREYDLPADGTAALVNVPGTGAGIMRRKDDVAVSRPLSARAHELASNDDVLTVTKANRRSTVHRPSYLDYVSLKTYGADGSLMRERRFIGLFAERVYSAIIDTIPVLREKQLMLQRHFGFAPDTHSGASLTALLQSFPRDELFQITDEELIEFATGILQLEERRKTRLFVRRDAFGRFASALVYLPRDRFSTSVRLRLQRVLQEAFKAKDVSYTVSMTESVLTRMFFRLHLTDESPETVDAAQLEQQLAVAGRSWAEGFQDVATKGGQEALSSEWDEAFPASYRVAFEVEDAIRDAAILESLPAEGSHIRLRLDKVDERSHGLRLYVNRAVILSEILPTLQQFGITVEEERPFQMTTASGRTFYMYDLLVVMPSGFVVEGAAERLESAISAQFEGLAESDAFDRLVLAQGLTWRVVSVFRAYAKYLRQCGVSHSYSFMSQTLADYPEMSAALAARFDARFNPDIEDEHRPRMAQAAVADFESHLDAVATLDADRLLRMFAELIEATDRTNFYLDVPRLSFKLRTRDLSFAPAPRPLHEIWVYSPRVEGVHLRFGDIARGGLRWSDRKEDFRTEILGLVKAQAVKNAVIVPDGAKGGFFAKQLPDPSVDRGAWFAEGQEAYRTFIRSLLDLTDNRGRGENAGDIIPPAGIVRHDDDDPYLVVAADKGTASFSDIANGISAEYDFWLGDAFASGGSVGYDHKAMGITARGAWESVKRHFAELNVDCQKEDFTAVGIGDMSGDVFGNGMLLSRHTRLVAAFDHRDIFIDPSPDAEASFEERKRLFELPRSSWQDYDSSLISAGGGVFPRSSKSIEISAEAAEALGIEGGAQRMAPLAVLKAILTAPVDLVYNGGIGTYVKSSDESNASVGDRANDALRIDGKDIRARIVGEGGNLGFTQAGRVEAALNGVLINTDAIDNSAGVDCSDHEVNIKILVDSLVAEGKLAAEERAEFLHSMTDEVGRLVLRTNVAQNILLQGDRVKALEWAPSFERHMRWLEENADLNRELEGLPSTAEFKKRQSEGLGLTAPELAVLAAYSKMSIARVLAAGDFADDPHFERVLHDYFPAQIRDRFADELQQHPLRRQIIATIVANDMVNIGGTTFAFRVLEETTLNLEIIARAFVVATEVYDVKRYMERFSELPAHFDVTLWNELISDVRRLLDRAVRWLLSHAARSTTIDSDIADYRPVVEPLRADIGSVVVGEDRQRIEEDRERALKAGVAEDLAMAWAARFESFALLDIARIAQRTEIPARRVAEMYFAVYDRFEVDSMLTRIAELPRQDRWQTLARAALRDDLYGVVADLTMSVLRFDQEKTEGHSSVSDALSAWAEANRDSLDRAVGTLREVRDRSDMPSMSVALRMMRSIVRY
- a CDS encoding Rv3235 family protein produces the protein MRDARPLDSLAGVDLAPAHFGPLGRVFMADPGIPPEVPATARAAACLLLDIFAGARPARHLERGATAEVTAKVAIRTALMLERRDGRAQWARARFAGPAFGSTAIHAAGAGAYEATILFHDGRRVRACAMRLEYRRLRWTITELELG